The Camelina sativa cultivar DH55 chromosome 18, Cs, whole genome shotgun sequence DNA window GCTGACTACCCAACGTTTCTGTACGCCATGCCTATGACAAAGACAAGAGTATTCTTTGAGGTTGTTGTTTCTCTCCTTCTATTTTAGTAGCTCTTGCGAAAATTCTGTTGCTTATCCAACTGAACTCCTTGCAGGAGACATGCTTGGCCTCGAAAGATGTTATGCCCTTTGATTTGTTAAAAAAGAAGCTCATGTTACGATTAGATACCCTTGGAATTCGAGTTCTAAAAACTTACGAAGAGGTGAATCTATACATATGAAATAATAGTACTTTACTTGTTAGACACCATACAAACCATTGGGTTTGCTTTATTAATtcgttttaatataaaaactacaGGAATGGTCCTATATCCCTGTTGGTGGTTCCTTGCCTGACACCGAACAAAAGAATCTCGCCTTTGGTGCTGCCGCTAGCATGGTACATCCTGCAACAGGTAGTTAGAGCAAGCCTTGACTCGAGTTGCGGTTATTAACATTTTGAATCTGCACCATCTAttacctaattttttttcctcaattaAACAGGCTATTCAGTTGTGAGATCTTTGTCCGAAGCTCCTAATTACGCATCAGTCATCGCGGAGATACTTAAACAAGAGTCTACTACTTCCTTAACCAAACACACCAACAGCAATATTTCAAGACAAGGTGAGAGCTCTATACTAATAGCACAAAGTTAACTATTACTATCAGACAatgacaaaaccttttcaaattTTAACTTGTGCGTTTTTGGCAGCTTGGGATACTTTATGGCCACCAGAGAGGAAACGACAAAGAGCATTCTTTCTCTTTGGCCTTGCGCTCATAGTTCAGTTCGATATTGAAGGCATTAGAAGCTTCTTCGAAACTTTCTTCCGCCTTCCAAAATGGTAAAGCATCCCATTTTTTAAGACACTGATTCTTGATCCATTTACTAAAAAGAATGTTTGGGAAGCAAGAGAATTGATTCTCCTTTTTCACTGACATCAATCAGGATGTGGCGAGGGTTTTTAGGATCAACATTAACATCAGGAGATCTCGTTCTGTTTGCTTTGTACATGTTCGTCATTGCACCAAACAAATTGAGAAAAGGTCTCATCAATCACCTCATCTCTGATCCAACCGGAGCAACCATGATTCGAACCTATCTCAGAATATGATTCTCTTATCAACTCGTaggtttgtgtgtgtatatatatatatatggtttatcTTATCTGAATAATCGATCGAAGAATGATATGTGGGTTACTAGGAAGTTGGAAAGAATCGTGTATAGAAGAATCTAAGGAGTGATCGAAATGGAAatggaaaagaacaaaatcagTCTATGTTTTGTGGTAAGCGACTGAGAattgagatagagagaaagacaTTTTGTGAAATGTGAGTCTTGATCATTGTTTAtgaaaaactcatttttttctcattagGAGTTTAGATTCTTCAAACATATGTATTCTCTCAATCGCTAATCATCTACAATGCTTAAATTACAAGTGTAATGTTCAAAGGCATGTTTCAACCCATATTATTTGGCAGAAATTTTTGACTAATGCCATTTAgtttaatatgatatatatttcgTGTAATTAAGTGCAAATACTCTCATTAATCTATCATCTATATAGTACATTTGATTCTATTCTGTCCGGAAACTGAGCATAtaggattattattggatactGCAAGTGGGAGTACTGTGCCGTCTTTAATCATTTCTCTATTTATGAACAAAAAGTATATGTTCGCTGCATCACATTCAGAATCTTAGAACAAGCAAATACATACAATTTGATATTCCTctttaattaaactaatcaatCCAATAAAAAATCCTCTCAACCTTATTATAAAACAGTTACTAgtcaaataatataatttctttaaatttcgCTAATTGCacattttaattcaaaatttagtATTACATCATTGCTAATGTCAACAACCTCTAAAAGACTTTTCTATTAAAGCAAGcgcttttaaaatattttttcatgagTTCAATAAATACAAACAATAAGTCAACAAACTTAAACGCGGGGGTCGTCGTCTTCTCATGGTGGTGATGACGAACAAGTTCTTCGAATCAATCGGAGGAGCTCCGTCTTATTCTTCAGTATCCGTCGCTGTTAAAGGATCTGTCGGTGACGCCGTAGGAGGAACAGCTAGCCGTCGTGCTCTTCGTTGGACCATCGAAAACTTCCTTCCTAAAATCGATCGATTAGTTCTTGTTCATGTTATCCCTACCGTCACAACTATTCCATCTCCTTGTAAGTAGTAGTAATTTCCCAGGTTTCGTAATTTTTACTCTGACAAATCATGattttgaatttgttgtttgtttggttgaAGCTGGATCTAAGATTCCTGTGGAGGAATTAGAAGAGAGTGTTGTGTCTATGTATAAACGAGATTTGAGAAATGAGTATGAACAAGTTTTTTCGCCGTTTAAGAAGATCTGCAAATCCAACAAAgtgagttttttgttttttgtttttttttttttttgtgtgtagcCAATATCAATTTTGTTGTTAGGGATTTTGGAACTTACGACTggtaaaaaaaatgtgttagGTTGAGACTTTGTTGCTGGAACATAATGATACTGCAAACGCACTTTTGAAGTATATGTCAGATACTGAGGTTGAGTGTTTAGTCATTGGCTCTTGCTCTTCAAATTTCCTCACGAggtatatttaattatttatccaTTGTTTCTAAATTGAGATTTTGTATATGTCATGAGATCTTTGCTCAAACGTTTAAGAGGATTGGTTTTGGTAGGAAAAAAGGACAAGAATTACCATTAACTGTACTAGGAGAAGCTCCAGAGTCATGTGAGATCTATGTTGTTTGTAAAGATAGAATCTTAACCAAATCAACCAATCAGTTTACTGCAGGTTTGTCTCAATCACTTTCTCACTTCCATAAGTgtaaattttcagttttattgaTTCCCCTGTGGTTGCTGTTTCTCTGTAAAACTTTCAACAGATTCATCAACTAGTTTCCGTATACCTGATGGAGCTGAAGCTTATACAGAATCTTTTAGTCGCACACGCTCAGATAAGACAGGCTTGTCTGCTTCATCCATCTCATCCTCAGGCAGGAAGCGAATTGGAAGGCCTGCCTCTTTACCTCACAGTCATCCAGTCTCTCGAGTGTTTTCTGATGCACAATCTTCAACTGATGTCGGTTTTGTCAATGACGAACACGCTCGTTCTATCCTTAGACATAGTACTGTTTCTACTAGTAAAAAACACTTGGATCCTAGACCTCACATTAAAACACCAAAGGTGAGCCATTTTGTTGCGTTTGATTCTCTGTTACACAAAATTAATCTGATTTTGATATCAAGACCTGTTTTTACAGTCAGATGTTAAAGCTGAGGTCGAGCAGCTAAGGAAAGAAGTACAAACCACTCTTTCCATGTACAAACAAGCTTGTGAAGAGCTAGTTCATAAACAAACGCAGGTCGGTGTtctagtttcaaattttttttctcagaatCTATTCCATAAAATGTTTTGGCATTCTGATGGATTCGTGAACTCAATCCCACGTTGTGACTTCAGGTCCAGTCTCTTTCCTCTGAGTGTGTTAAAGAAACGGAAAAGGTCATCACTGCtctagaaaaagaagaaatgcgGAGGAAAGCAGCAgcggaagagaaagaaaagcatCTAAAAGCTGTAAGAGAAGTCGAGGAAGCAAAATCAATGCTAGCCAAAGAGTTCTGCGAGAGGCAATTAGCCGAGCTAGATGCCCTGAAACAGTCCATAGAGAAACAGAAAGTCATTGAGCAACTCTTCTTGAGAGATGGGCGGTACAGAAGGTACACTAAAGAAGAAATAGCTGCAGCTACTGATAATTTCTCTTCCTGTAAAATAATCGGCGAAGGAGGATACGGAAAAGTATACAAATGCAGTCTTGATCATACCCCAGTAGCTCTTAAAGTTCTCAAACCCGATTCAAtcgaaaagaaagaagaattcttAAAAGAGGTTAACATCACTAAGCTAATCTAAAGATCTAAGACAGTCTTTTATCTCTCTGATATCTGAAATCAACTGTCCAATTTTACCTGCAGATCTCAGTCTTAAGCCAGCTTCGACATCCCCACGTCGTTCTTCTCCTCGGTGCTTGTCCTGAGAATGGCTGCCTTGTCTATGAGTACATGGAGAATGGTAGCTTGGACTGTCACATCACTCCTAAAAAAGGGAAAACATCTCTCTCATGGTTCATCAGGTTCAGAATCATCTATGAAACTGCTTGTGGCCTAGCTTTCCTCCACAACTCAAAACCCGAGCCCATCGTGCACCGTGACCTCAAGCCAGGTAACATACTCTTAGACAGAAACTTCGTTAGCAAAATCGGCGACGTTGGACTCGCAAAACTCATGTCAGAAGAAGCACCGGAGAGTGTCACGGTTTACAGAAACTCGATTATTGCGGGTACACTCTACTACATGGACCCAGAATACCAAAGAACCGGCACTATCAGACCAAAATCAGATCTTTACGCATTTGGAATCATAATTCTCCAGCTTTTAACTGCTCGACATCCTAACGGTCTTCTTTTCTGCGTTGAAGACGCAGTAAAGAGAGGCTGTTTTGAAGATATGTTAGATAAATCAGTAAGAGATTGGCCCATAGCTGAAGCCAAAGAACTAGCTCGTATTGCAATCAGGTGTTCGCAGCTCAAATGCAGAGACAGACCAGATCTTGACACACAAGTCTTGCCCGCTCTCAAACAGATTCTTGAATCCGCAAATAGTAGACTCAAGACAGAGCAGGCTAATGTACGACCACCAACTCACTATTACTGTCCAATTCTTAAGGTAAACCAGAAAACAACCATAGCAAGGACAACAATTCTTGATGGCTCAGGTTTTTTAAATATCTGAGTTGGTTGATTGCAGGAAATAATGGAAGATCCACAGATAGCAGCAGATGGATTCACGTATGAAGGAAAAGCAATAAAGGCATGGattcaaaaacatcaaaatgtgTCTCCCGTGACTAAGCATCGGCTCAAACATTCCGATCTCACACCGAACCACACCCTCAAATCGGCTATACAAGAGTGGCGATCTCGTTCACGCTTAGACCTCTCTACTACTCTTGGCTCCTTTTGATCACACTAAATACAGTAGACactaatttgtatatattaaatttgaataCCCTGAACTTGTTTGAATCAGGTGTATCAACTCTGTTagtcttctttttctctaatgTTTATTGTGGTATGAAATAACAATAAGTCAACAacaatttggtttgcttttatAATTCCATTCAGAATGTGCAGGCTTAAATGGAACTGATCCACACACAGTTAATGAAGTGAAGAAGACTATAAGAACATGAAGAAGAGTATCTACAACTTATATAATCAAGTGATGTTTTTAGAGGTATATATCATCTACAAAATACTCACTGACAAATCAAATTTGAGTAAACTCAAGAGCGTTTGCATCTGGATCACGAGTAAATATCGCTGGTCTCCCTGACTTACTCATTGTATACTCTATCCCTGCAaagttcaaaaacaaaacttctttatagcaaaaaaaaaaaaaaagaaacatcctTTTAAGCAggatacaagaagaagaagaaagaatcaaaaaaattcatataccAGCTTTGTCCAAAACATCTTTCAGATTGGAAACATTACGGATTGCGATACAAGCGTGTCGATCCCGTCCTCCGTGCTCTGGTCTACCTGTCAATGGATCTGGATTTGGAAGCTCCATAAGATGAATCATCTCTGAACCTACCCATAACCAAGCTCCTCTATATGGAAGCTTATCGTGTGGCCTTGCCTCGTTTATCTCAAGGCCTAAAATGTTTTGGTAAAACTCGAGTGACCGTTCTAGGTTCTTGCAGAGCAGACCAACATGGTGAACACCAACAACTCCATAATctagaaattttaaaaccaaaattaaacggTTTCATACGATATTAAAgtcttaatataaaaaaaaaaaagcgggATCGTGTTAATCACCGGTTTTGTTGTTAAGCTCTTTCTCTTGTACAAGACTAATCCCTTCAACCGATGATCCTTGTGCTTTATTAGCCTTCAAGCTACAAAACCTAACATTGAGCTTTTGTTTCCTCATACTTTTCTTCTGAAACTCAAACCTCTCTTTCGTAGAGAGATTCGTGCAAGTAATCTTgccaaacaccaaaaaaaaaatccatcatcaatccaaagaaataaaaatcgtTATTTAAATGATACCCTAATTTCTAAACTCACATATCAATTTCTTGATAATTAAAGAAAAGGTAAAGAAGAACCCTTAGTAACAGAATCGAATAACCTAATTtatgagtgagtgagtgagcgAGTAGAGGAGGAGCTTTACCTTTGGTCTTAGATTAAGTGAAACTGAAGGTCTGACAATAGACGCcatggaagagaagaagctttACTGTCTGACACACGAGTAAAGagtcttttttttcctctgccACAAAAGGCTCAAGAAAATTaaggagcaaaaaaaaatctgagccACAGAGCAAAGGTAACACacgaaaaacaaataaataaaaattaaaaaaatctcaatcaTCAGAATGGATGGGCCAAGCCCAATTCAATTGGTTGCTGTTTTTAATAATTAGCTTTATCGAATGACATATATAGTTTACCATTTTCACTCAGTAATAGTAATAAACCACACTTTCAGAACTGTTAGTTAGTTTGTTACTATATTTACTGCTCcactttctttttaaaatgagtttagatgtttttgttttatgtttttaagaaCTAAGAAATATTGTTTATATGTGTTTATGTGACCGCCACTATACAGTATTTCCTCTCTATACTTTGCAACAACAGATCCGTGTAGCAACTGCTCATCTCAAAATTTGTGAcacatattacaaaatataaactttttttaatatatcaaaagaTATCTTACTTTATCTGACAgccttaaaaataaatactactattaaattaaacttcttttaaaaaaaattgcatgagTCTGTCTACTCtacgtatatatatactgtaataTCTcccgaaaaagaaaagataaattaaatcataaagaTCACATGATTCATATCCATTAAGTTGCGTtcatttaagaaataaaaagaatatacaaaaattttcatatctacgatttatatatttatatgattggTTCAGCCGTTCAGTGTACTTGATACGTATATGATGAATTTGGTGGGTACTTTGTTGCCCATCCAAAAGCTACATACGTTactatacttttttaattttacatatcatTACATGGTCCAATGATTACCAAACACGTGGAGACAAAGCcatagttaattattttctaaaaatagtatttacagaaccaaaaacaaagagaaaacacaaaagatATTTACGGAAGTTAAAGAGAGACGTGTCGATGTCAGTGCAGTGaacctcttctctttctttttcttttctcccgCCACCCCAACTAACAGATCTCTCACCGTACACATCATcatcctctctcttttttttggtttaccaaATCTAATgacttctttctctctgtctACGTGGTGACCATCCGGTCTGTTTTCCGACAGGAGTGGGACCTACttgattttactattttaaaaaaaatatatatatatatatattgtttgggaaaaataaaaagaagaacgaAATAATCATCTGCATGACAACACAACAGCACTTCGCTTCTCTCGTCTCCTCCCCTTCTGTTTTTGGTATCCCATCCACCCCGAATgtcattattttaatttttttaatctctatctataaatataatttttattctattttgttctgttttaccAAAGTAGAATTTACAAGTATTATATTACTATGAAATTGTCATTTTTGATGTTATGTCTTAAGTTTTGGATAAGATACTAACtgaacaaaactaattttttcattaatctGTAAATATAAGATTacagctatatatatagagtaagattaaataaaaggaaGTTTAATcctacataaactatataacatatataatgtgCTAAACCAATTAATTAAACTGATTTTTTATTCTAATACACCCCCACAAACCTCTGAAACAGAATTGTGTGAAGGATGGAAGAGGCTTGATAGAGACATGCGGCCAAGGACAAAATAGAAAGGACCCGATTGAAGAGCTTTTGTCAGGATGTCAGCATGTTGATTCGCACTGGAGACGTGAAAGAGCTTCAAGAACTCGTTCTTCATCTGATCTCTAACGGTATGATAATCAATTTCTATGTGTTTCGTTCGCTCTTGAAACACTGGATTTGTGGCAATATGTATAGCCGACTTGTTATCGCAAAACAACTTTGCAGGTGAAGTGACAATGATCCTCAAATCTTTGAGCAACTAATTCAACCACTAGAGTTCACAAGTAGCAAGAGCCATGCTGCGATACTCTGAATCTGTACTGCTACGACTAGTAACATGTTGCTTCTTAGACTTCCAACTAATAAAGCTTTTGCCCAGATAAATACAAAAGCCAGAGATATACCTTTAAGTTTCAGGACAAGTGCCCCAATCCGCATCAGAAAAAGCATTAAGGCAAGGTTTTGAGGTAGCAACATAGTAGAGTCCTTGACCAGGGTTACCTTTGATATAGTGGCAAATCTGGTATGCGGCCTGGAGATGCACATCCGCAGGACAAGAGAGAAATTGACTTAAGTTGTTGACTGCAAAAGTGATATCTGGCCGAGTGATGGTGAGATAAAGCAATCTCCCAATGAGTTCTTTGTATGATGTAGCTCGCGCAGAATCAAGAGGAGTACCCATGTCCTTTGTCAGGTGAACATTGGGATTCATAGGTACACTGCAAGGTTTGCAAGCTAACAAGCCATTTAAAGCCAATATATCTAGAGCATACTTTCGTTGACAAACAGAGATACCACTGCTATTACGAGCGATTTctaatcccaaaaaaaatttaggagcACCCATATCCTTGAGCTTGAAAGCAGCATGTAAGACAGCCTTAAGATCCTCCAAATCACTGTCATTGTTAGAGGCAATCATGATATCATCAACGTACACCAAGAGAGCAATAAACCTTGTTCCTCGTTCTTTGACAAACAGAGTGTTGTCACCAGGACACTGAGAGAAACCAGCCTTGAGAATAACTCCAGAAAAACAGTGGTACCATTGGCGAGAAGCCTGCTTTAAACCACAAAGAGATTTATGGAGCCGACAAACTGGATTAGGAGGAAGTGGTGCACCACCCGGAGGAGTATATCCTTGAGGGAGACTCATGTAGATCTCCTCATCCAAGCTCCCATGAAGGAAAGCGTTAGTCGCATCCATCTGTGTGAGTGTCCATCCATGTATAGCTGCTAAACCCAAAACAAGTTTAACACTAGCAAGCTTAGCTACATGAGAAAAAGTATCAATGTAATCAATCCCCTCCATCTGAGTATACCCTTTGGCGACTAATCTTGCTTTATAACGATCAATAGATCCATCTGGGTTATATTTGATAGTGTAAAACCATTTACACCCTATCATCGTCTTACCAGGGGGTAAAGATACAACACTCCAAGTCCCAAGTAACTCAAGAGCAACAATCTCCACATCCATAGCCTTGGGAAAATGAGGATGAGCCATGGCTTGCTTAAAATTTTGTGGCTCCAATTCAATTGAGcatgaaagaacaaaatattgataCGAAGGACTCaatttggaataggtaagaatAGAATCAAGAGGATAAACAACAAGAGGAtctgaagaagagagattatcAGAAAGCTGAGTAAGATTGCAGAACGCaacaatagaagaagaagaatcagacgaagaaagatcaagagaagtcaaattagaaaaagaagtgTTTGTGAGATTGCAATGATAGTCAGATAAGTAACTTGGAGCTTTAGCTTGGCGTCGTGGCCGATCATTGTTTTGTGCAATCTGTCCTATGGCAACTGTAACAGTCTCATCCGGTATAGCAACAACACTAGAGGATGATGCcggtaatgatgatgatgcatggACAGGAATGGATGCAATTGATGACAATAAATGTGTATCATCAACAAGTTCAATCTCAGTAGAAACAGGCAAGGGTAAAACCATTTTACTAAACAGATCAGTGGTAAGAAGAGATGGAGTAACATTTTTGAAAGGGAAAATATGCTCATGGAAAACAATGTTAGGAGTGATATGAATGACGAAACATTATCACTACGAACAATCTTGATGACAAAGTTATATTATGTTTGAACATGTTTAACAAAAGacgaaaaaatagaaagaacatcatttttatttctcaTCATATAAATCCAGGTGATTCGAGTACAATCATCTACAATAGTGAGAAAATATCGATATCCTTCTATAGATTCTACAGAAAATGGTCCCTAAGTATCTATATGAATGAGATCAAATGGTAAATGAGAAAGCTTACTATGTGAAACAAATGgcaatttcttttgtttagctAATGGACATATATCACATTGATCATGAGAAGAACTAGAGATGGACATAGGTAAAGTACCCGACATATATTGTAACTTGACAGAAGATGGGTGACCTAAGCGTTGATGCCAGACACGACCATCTACTTGCAAGGATCCAGAAAAAGATGCTGAAACAGAATTCGCAGATGTTGAAATGTCATGATGCTCCAATATGTATAGACAATGGATGAGGACACCTTTACCAATGATCAAGTCCCGAGTATAGTCCTGAATATAACAAGAATCACTATAGAAATGTGCAGAACAATTATCATGTCTAACCAAAGAACTCACActtataaaattgaatttaaaagttGAAACATAAAGAACATCATGCAAGACCATTGTTTGAGTTATTTGTACAGTGCCTATATGAATAATAGCAACTCTAGTGCCATTAGGGAGTGAGACTGTTACACCTGTCACTGGAAAAGTCTcatcaaacaaagaaagatcAGAACACACATGGCTAGTAGCTCCTGTGTCAATTATCCAACTACCACTGGGTAGAACAGAATAAAGAGAGGAAAGGCACTGGTgttgaaaagtaaaaattttgttttcaaaacgaATACTAGAAGAAGGAAACTCAATTGTAACATTACCAGAAGAAGATGTTGCAGCCATAGCACCATGCTCAGTTATTGTAGCAGACGGATAAGAAGACGGCTGCTCTAAAGCTTTGGTCTGAGTGCTAAGTTGATGAATCAGACTCTGAATTTGGTCAGAAGTGAAACTGCTCAAATCAAGAT harbors:
- the LOC104761778 gene encoding uncharacterized protein LOC104761778, with product MASIVRPSVSLNLRPKITCTNLSTKERFEFQKKSMRKQKLNVRFCSLKANKAQGSSVEGISLVQEKELNNKTDYGVVGVHHVGLLCKNLERSLEFYQNILGLEINEARPHDKLPYRGAWLWVGSEMIHLMELPNPDPLTGRPEHGGRDRHACIAIRNVSNLKDVLDKAGIEYTMSKSGRPAIFTRDPDANALEFTQI
- the LOC104761777 gene encoding U-box domain-containing protein 34, which produces MVVMTNKFFESIGGAPSYSSVSVAVKGSVGDAVGGTASRRALRWTIENFLPKIDRLVLVHVIPTVTTIPSPSGSKIPVEELEESVVSMYKRDLRNEYEQVFSPFKKICKSNKVETLLLEHNDTANALLKYMSDTEVECLVIGSCSSNFLTRKKGQELPLTVLGEAPESCEIYVVCKDRILTKSTNQFTADSSTSFRIPDGAEAYTESFSRTRSDKTGLSASSISSSGRKRIGRPASLPHSHPVSRVFSDAQSSTDVGFVNDEHARSILRHSTVSTSKKHLDPRPHIKTPKSDVKAEVEQLRKEVQTTLSMYKQACEELVHKQTQVQSLSSECVKETEKVITALEKEEMRRKAAAEEKEKHLKAVREVEEAKSMLAKEFCERQLAELDALKQSIEKQKVIEQLFLRDGRYRRYTKEEIAAATDNFSSCKIIGEGGYGKVYKCSLDHTPVALKVLKPDSIEKKEEFLKEISVLSQLRHPHVVLLLGACPENGCLVYEYMENGSLDCHITPKKGKTSLSWFIRFRIIYETACGLAFLHNSKPEPIVHRDLKPGNILLDRNFVSKIGDVGLAKLMSEEAPESVTVYRNSIIAGTLYYMDPEYQRTGTIRPKSDLYAFGIIILQLLTARHPNGLLFCVEDAVKRGCFEDMLDKSVRDWPIAEAKELARIAIRCSQLKCRDRPDLDTQVLPALKQILESANSRLKTEQANVRPPTHYYCPILKEIMEDPQIAADGFTYEGKAIKAWIQKHQNVSPVTKHRLKHSDLTPNHTLKSAIQEWRSRSRLDLSTTLGSF